A single Micromonospora sp. CCTCC AA 2012012 DNA region contains:
- a CDS encoding S9 family peptidase: MDFPELAARTRRFSHGAPRAVTVTDDGSRVIFLRSAGPEDPADALWLLDVDSGEERLVADPATLLGADGDPAALAPGERALRERLRLSAAGIGSYALDGAGRIAAFALAGRLFRADLVHGDVIEVATVGPVIDPRPDPTGERLAYVTDAAEGVRRGQLRVVDPDGTDNLLAGEDSGVTWGLAEHIAAEEFDRFRGYWWAPDGRSVLAARVDESRLPHWYLHDPADPTSRPTTVAYPVAGGPNAEVSLHLLDLDDGWVDVHWDRETYPYLTSVDWADGGPLITVLRRSQQHGLVLAVDPRTGETQVHAELADPRWVEPIPGTPAHLPDGRVLVGGELAHDGYDARCLFADGTLLTPPSLYVRRVVGRLPAGPNGPADLLVEASEGEPSQRHLYRVRTTIGGGVDARRMSSDPGWHTAAIGGSTLVVGSASLDHPGTRWSVWHDDREVAQIRSFAANPPYAPRPMLVRVTDRRLPTAVLYPADHVKGTRLPVLLDIYGGPGHQEVVAARAAWLERQWWAEAGFAVVTIDNRGTPGVAPSFEKAIHRRLADVILSDQVDALTALADKHPDLDLARVAVRGWSLGGWLAGLAVLRHPELFRCAIVGAPVTDWTLYDTAYTERYLGLPDDGMDVYAHHSLVELAAEPLGATDQARPMLLVHGLVDDNVVAAHTLRLSAALLAAGRPHAVLPLTGATHMAAGGTAERLLRLELDFLRTHL; this comes from the coding sequence GTGGACTTTCCCGAGCTGGCCGCCCGTACCCGTCGGTTCAGCCACGGGGCGCCGCGCGCGGTCACCGTGACCGACGACGGTTCCCGGGTGATCTTCCTGCGCTCGGCCGGCCCGGAGGACCCGGCCGACGCCCTCTGGCTGCTGGACGTCGACTCCGGCGAGGAGCGGCTGGTCGCCGACCCGGCGACGCTGCTCGGCGCGGACGGCGACCCGGCCGCCCTCGCCCCCGGCGAGCGGGCCCTGCGGGAACGCCTGCGGCTCAGCGCCGCCGGCATCGGCTCGTACGCCCTGGACGGGGCCGGCCGGATCGCGGCGTTCGCCCTCGCGGGCCGGCTGTTCCGGGCCGATCTGGTGCACGGGGACGTGATCGAGGTGGCCACCGTCGGCCCGGTGATCGACCCGCGCCCCGACCCGACCGGCGAGCGGCTGGCGTACGTCACCGACGCCGCCGAGGGGGTCCGCCGGGGTCAGCTGCGGGTGGTCGACCCGGACGGCACGGACAACCTGCTCGCGGGTGAGGACAGCGGGGTGACCTGGGGGCTGGCCGAGCACATCGCCGCCGAGGAGTTCGACCGGTTCCGTGGCTACTGGTGGGCGCCGGACGGGCGCTCGGTGCTGGCCGCCCGGGTGGACGAGTCCCGGCTGCCGCACTGGTACCTGCACGACCCGGCCGACCCGACCAGCCGGCCGACCACCGTCGCCTACCCGGTGGCGGGCGGCCCGAACGCGGAGGTCAGCCTGCACCTGCTCGACCTGGACGACGGCTGGGTCGACGTGCACTGGGACCGGGAGACCTACCCGTACCTGACCTCGGTGGACTGGGCGGACGGCGGCCCGCTGATCACCGTGCTGCGCCGTTCCCAGCAGCACGGGCTGGTGCTCGCGGTGGACCCGCGGACCGGCGAGACGCAGGTGCACGCCGAGCTGGCCGACCCACGCTGGGTGGAGCCGATCCCCGGCACGCCGGCGCACCTGCCGGACGGTCGGGTGCTGGTCGGCGGCGAGCTGGCCCACGACGGGTACGACGCCCGCTGCCTCTTCGCCGACGGCACCCTGCTCACCCCGCCGTCGCTCTACGTACGCCGGGTGGTGGGCCGGCTGCCGGCGGGGCCGAACGGGCCGGCGGACCTGCTGGTCGAGGCGAGCGAGGGGGAACCGAGCCAGCGGCACCTCTACCGGGTCCGCACCACGATCGGCGGTGGCGTGGACGCCCGCCGGATGAGCAGCGATCCGGGCTGGCACACCGCCGCGATCGGCGGCTCCACGCTGGTCGTGGGCAGCGCCTCGCTGGACCACCCGGGCACCCGCTGGTCGGTGTGGCACGACGACCGCGAGGTGGCCCAGATCCGCTCGTTCGCCGCGAACCCGCCGTACGCGCCGCGGCCGATGCTGGTGCGGGTGACCGACCGGCGGCTGCCGACGGCCGTGCTCTATCCGGCCGACCACGTCAAGGGCACCCGGCTGCCGGTGCTGCTGGACATCTACGGCGGCCCGGGGCACCAGGAGGTGGTCGCGGCCCGGGCGGCCTGGCTGGAGCGGCAGTGGTGGGCCGAGGCCGGCTTCGCGGTGGTGACCATCGACAACCGGGGCACCCCCGGGGTGGCGCCGTCATTCGAGAAGGCGATCCACCGGCGGCTCGCCGACGTGATCCTCTCCGACCAGGTGGACGCGCTGACCGCGCTCGCCGACAAGCACCCGGACCTGGACCTGGCGCGGGTGGCGGTGCGGGGCTGGTCGTTAGGCGGCTGGCTGGCCGGGCTGGCGGTGCTGCGCCACCCGGAGCTGTTCCGCTGCGCGATCGTGGGCGCGCCGGTCACCGACTGGACGTTGTACGACACCGCGTACACCGAGCGCTATCTCGGCCTGCCGGACGACGGGATGGACGTGTACGCGCACCATTCGCTGGTGGAGCTGGCCGCCGAGCCGCTCGGCGCGACGGACCAGGCCCGGCCGATGCTGCTGGTGCACGGCCTGGTGGACGACAACGTGGTGGCGGCGCACACGCTGCGGCTGTCGGCGGCGCTGCTGGCCGCCGGGCGACCGCACGCGGTGCTGCCGCTGACCGGGGCGACCCACATGGCCGCCGGCGGTACGGCGGAACGCCTGCTCCGGCTGGAGCTGGACTTCCTCCGTACGCACCTGTGA
- the mshB gene encoding N-acetyl-1-D-myo-inositol-2-amino-2-deoxy-alpha-D-glucopyranoside deacetylase: protein MTVVTTLPDRRLLLVHAHPDDESIGTGSTMAHYAAAGAHVTLVTCTLGEEGEIHVPALAQLAAAEADQLGGYRIGELAAACAALGVTDHRFLGGAGRYRDSGMMGLATNEHPRAFWQADLDSAAGQLVEIMREVRPQVMITYDPNGFYGHPDHIQAHRVAMRAVELAAVEGVAPAKVYWTAMPRSVLEAGMSHFEESSDNPFAGIDDVDELPFGTPDPEIAARIDATDQHAAKEAAMRAHATQIPATSWLYAIAGNFGAEFMGVEYFTLAVGDKGPGAGPYGWEDDLFAGLALDDGPDRSPVVAAGHR from the coding sequence GTGACGGTCGTGACGACGCTGCCCGACCGCCGCCTGCTGCTGGTCCACGCGCACCCCGACGACGAGTCGATCGGCACCGGCTCGACGATGGCCCACTACGCCGCCGCCGGCGCCCACGTCACGCTGGTGACCTGCACGTTGGGCGAGGAGGGCGAGATCCACGTGCCGGCGCTGGCCCAGCTCGCCGCCGCCGAGGCCGACCAGCTCGGCGGCTACCGGATCGGTGAGCTCGCCGCCGCCTGCGCCGCGCTCGGCGTCACCGACCACCGCTTCCTCGGCGGCGCGGGCCGCTACCGCGACTCGGGGATGATGGGGCTGGCCACCAACGAGCACCCCCGGGCGTTCTGGCAGGCCGACCTGGACTCCGCCGCCGGGCAACTGGTGGAGATCATGCGCGAGGTCCGCCCCCAGGTCATGATCACGTACGACCCGAACGGCTTCTACGGCCACCCCGACCACATCCAGGCGCACCGGGTGGCGATGCGGGCCGTGGAACTGGCCGCCGTCGAGGGCGTCGCCCCGGCGAAGGTCTACTGGACGGCCATGCCGCGCAGCGTGCTGGAGGCCGGCATGAGCCACTTCGAGGAGTCCTCGGACAACCCCTTCGCGGGCATCGACGACGTCGACGAGCTGCCCTTCGGCACCCCCGACCCGGAGATCGCCGCCCGGATCGACGCCACCGACCAGCACGCCGCCAAGGAGGCGGCGATGCGGGCGCACGCCACGCAGATCCCCGCCACCTCCTGGCTCTATGCCATCGCCGGCAACTTCGGCGCCGAGTTCATGGGCGTGGAGTACTTCACCCTGGCGGTCGGCGACAAGGGCCCGGGCGCCGGCCCGTACGGCTGGGAGGACGACCTCTTCGCCGGCCTGGCCCTGGACGACGGGCCGGACCGGTCCCCGGTCGTCGCGGCCGGTCACCGGTGA
- a CDS encoding GNAT family N-acetyltransferase — translation MLRQQDVGHRIVVRRIVGIREGRPLFTDALGELVELNETHITLATAQGRLRVPVSEVHRAKRVPPARRPTAAAVVALELAADEAWPAPVQGRLGDWRLRSAEGWTGRANSALPVGDPDRPLPAALDAVERWYADRGQPALVNTPLPLAAPVGAELDARGWGARPLTVVQTVALAGLPPTPTDRAGLPPVELATAPSEAWLAVAAGRKGGLPDAARHILTAVDRVRFAQVYAGGELLAIGRGTVTGDGRWLGLTLVEVAPQVRRQGLARRVIRSLVDWGAAEGATHAFLQVEQRNTPAVTLYRGLGFTTHHTYLTRVAPA, via the coding sequence GTGCTCCGACAGCAGGATGTGGGACACCGCATCGTGGTCCGCCGCATTGTGGGGATTCGCGAAGGCCGGCCGCTCTTCACCGACGCCCTCGGGGAGCTGGTCGAGCTGAACGAGACCCACATCACCCTGGCCACGGCGCAGGGTCGGTTGCGGGTGCCGGTCAGCGAGGTGCACCGGGCGAAGCGGGTGCCACCGGCCCGCCGGCCGACCGCCGCCGCGGTGGTCGCGTTGGAACTGGCCGCCGACGAGGCCTGGCCGGCGCCCGTCCAGGGCCGGCTCGGTGACTGGCGGCTGCGCAGCGCCGAGGGGTGGACCGGCCGGGCCAACTCGGCGCTCCCGGTCGGCGACCCGGACCGCCCGCTGCCCGCCGCCCTGGACGCCGTCGAACGCTGGTACGCCGACCGGGGCCAGCCCGCCCTGGTCAACACGCCCCTGCCGCTGGCCGCGCCGGTCGGCGCGGAGCTGGACGCCCGCGGGTGGGGCGCCCGCCCCCTCACGGTGGTGCAGACCGTCGCGCTCGCCGGGCTGCCGCCGACCCCGACCGACCGGGCGGGCCTGCCGCCGGTCGAGCTGGCGACCGCGCCGTCGGAGGCCTGGTTGGCGGTCGCCGCCGGCCGCAAGGGCGGCCTGCCGGACGCCGCCCGCCACATTCTCACCGCCGTGGACCGGGTCCGCTTCGCCCAGGTGTACGCCGGCGGCGAGCTGCTCGCCATCGGCCGTGGCACCGTCACCGGTGACGGCCGCTGGCTCGGCCTCACCCTGGTCGAGGTGGCGCCGCAGGTGCGTCGGCAGGGTCTCGCCCGCCGGGTGATCCGGTCGCTGGTCGACTGGGGCGCGGCGGAGGGGGCCACCCACGCCTTCCTCCAGGTCGAACAGCGCAACACCCCGGCGGTGACCCTCTACCGGGGGCTGGGTTTCACCACCCACCACACCTACCTGACCCGGGTCGCCCCGGCCTGA
- the fdxA gene encoding ferredoxin — protein MTYIIAEPCVDVLDKACIEECPVDCIYEGNRMLYIHPDECVDCGACEPVCPVEAIFYEDDVPEQWKDYTGANYEFFEDLGSPGGASKIGKVEKDATFVAAQPPRGEGH, from the coding sequence GTGACCTACATCATCGCCGAGCCGTGCGTGGATGTGCTCGACAAGGCTTGCATCGAGGAGTGCCCGGTCGACTGCATTTACGAGGGCAACCGGATGCTCTACATCCACCCCGACGAGTGCGTCGACTGCGGGGCCTGTGAGCCGGTCTGCCCGGTGGAGGCGATCTTCTACGAGGACGACGTCCCGGAGCAGTGGAAGGACTACACCGGGGCGAACTACGAGTTCTTCGAGGACCTCGGCTCGCCGGGCGGCGCCTCCAAGATCGGCAAGGTGGAGAAGGACGCGACGTTCGTCGCCGCCCAGCCGCCGCGCGGAGAGGGCCACTGA